CAGGAGCATCTGGTTTTTCATGGCGGCTTCGTCGTATGTATCGATGTAGTCCGATTTCCAGTCCAGAACGCAGTAGCGCCCGTTTCGCTTGAACAGGAGGTCCATAAAGCCTTTGCAGTACAAGTTTATCACTTCCTTTTCGCGTTCGGATTTTAAATCCATGAAGAAGAGCATTTCGCTCCGGCGGGAATCGTTTGCGATTTCGCTTAGGCTAAAGGCTTCCCCAGTTTTTGTATTGCCTTCGATAACGGTAAGGCTTGCGTTGAGCGTGTTCCAGACAAATGCGATGGTCGTGTCGAGCCAGTCGGGATGGGAATCGATATCCAGCGATTCGTGCAAGAACGAAGAGACTATCAGTTCCTTGAACGCGGAATCTTCTTTTAGCTTTTTCGGGTCTGCCTTGCCAATCTTTTGGAAATCGACGAGTTCGAAAATCTTGTGCAGCGCGTTACCGAGTTCCGCTCCGCGCGGGTATGTGCTTGTGTCCTTCGCGGTGCGTGCGGCGCCATCGCCTTCGTCTTTTTGCAGGCGGCCTTCATCGGTTTCCTGCTCCTGCGTGCCGTGCGCGATTTGCGAGTACGACGTGGAATGCGGGAACCGTCCCCAGACCTTCCAGGCAGCCATCTTTTCGGCCAATGTCGCGACATCAATCGCGCCCGTATCTTTTTCGCCCTTGCTCATGCCGTCTAGAATCAGGGAGATTCGCTCCTTTACGTTCTCGACAGGCCTTTGAACGAGCCGCTCGTAAAACTGTTCCTGGTTTGAGCTGTTCTGGCAGAAGTCATCCATGGTTTTGGAAAGCCATGTCATCTCCCTCTTGCGCTCCTGCGTTTTTCCATCGGCCCTCTTTTTCATCTTTGCGAAACGGGGCATGATAAGCATGTGTGTCGCGCGCGTAAATGCGACGTAGAACAGGCGGCGCCATTCTTCTTCTGATTCGAACTTCGCAAGTTCCTTCGCGTCTTCGTTGAAGGACAGGCTCCTCTTGGAGTCTGTATTGGAATGTACCAGGTAGGGCCCCGAGGAACCCGCGTGGCCGCGTTCGCCCGCTACGGAAATCACGATCGGATATTCGAGCCCCTTTGACGCATGGATGGTCATGGTCTGGATGACGTCGAGGTCGGTTCCCTTCGCGACGATGCTGGAATCCTTCAGCGCGTTTTCGGAATGGGTGACGAGGGCGTCCAGGTGGCGGACCAACTCTTCGAGCGAACAGTTGGTCGTGTAGAGGTATTCGACGGCGTAATCCCCGATTTGGCGAATCTTGTTTAGGCTCTGGAGATTTTCGGGCTGGTAGAGTTCTCCCATGTTGGGGGATTCTGCGTAGATGCTTTCTTGCAGTTCGGCCCAGCGGCGCGATTCCGCAAGCGCATGCCATTTGACGAACGTGGAAATTTCCGCGATGGATTTTTCTCCGGCAGAGATGGCGTTTATGTAATCCAGGTCCTTGCCCCAGAAATCCGTCAGCAATGCGGCGAACAGAAGATTGCGGTTCCTTTCGGAGTAATTATCCGCATCAATCGCCTTGAGTAATGCGCTCCATTCGGCGCATTCCCTGCTGGTAAACAAGTTGTCGTCTTTGTAGCGCAAGAACGGGAGCCCGACCTTGCGCAACTTGTATTCGACATGTTCAAGTTCGGATCGGGTACGGGCGAGAATGGCGAAATCCGAGAATTTCACGCTCCGCAGTGCGCCCGTCTTTTTATCGGGAACTTGCAACCTTGTCTTGCCGCCTTCGAAGGTGCAAAAATCGATGATGTTGTTGACGACGATTTCGGCGTATTCCTTCGGCTCGATGTCTTCTGCGCTAATCCAGAAGGGCTTTACAGGCTTTCCCTTGTATTCCGCGTCGGGCTTTGCATCTGGCGGGCAATTGGACGGCGTGAAATCGAGATTGAAATGCGGGCTCGTTTCGAACAGCGTGTTGCACGCCTCAATCATCACGTTGCTGGAACGCCAGTTGGTAGTAAGCGCCTTCCCGTGGCCGATTTCGGAAATGGCATTCTCGTAGATATTGAGGTCTGCGCCTTGGAACGAATAGATGGATTGCTTGGGATCGCCTACTACCAAAATGTGGTGCTGCCCGTCATCGGCTTCGACAAAAATCTTCTTGAAGATGTCCCACTGGAGCGCGTTCGTGTCCTGGAATTCGTCGATGATGGCGTACCTGAACTTTTGCCTGAGGGAACGGACCAGCGGAGAATTTTCGACCATGACGGCGTTGCGCACGTTACGGATCATGTCGTTGAACGACTGTATCTTCTTGGTTCGTTTTTCCTTTTCCCATTCCCTGTACAATCGGGGAATGTAGGTGAACAGGCATTTTTGCGAAAGAAGCGTGTCGATACCCTTTTGGGAATTGAGCAGGTTCTTGAAATCGACAATGGTTTTCAGGGCGACTTCAAAATCGTCTTGCGGCCTTTCGATATTGATGCGGAACGAGGTCCCGCTATAAAGGGCCTTTCCTTTGCGCCATTCCTTGATGGCGTTGAGCAGATCTTTGACGGTCTTGCTCTTGGTGATATACTGATCAGAGCATCCTTCCAGAACATGGACCGCTGCGGCAAAGCTTTTTACGAGTAGCAGGTCTTCGTAGTTCTTGGCTTCGCTTATCTTGCCCTGTTCGCTGTAAGGGAGTACGGTGCCGCCCGCGGTGATGTCGGAATCGGGCGGAAGCACTATAGTTTCGGGAATGTATGTCTGTATGGAACTTTTCAGGAGCGCAGAAAGCCTTTCTACGTTGCCGCCGCTCTTTAAGAACGTGATGAAAAGTTCTTCGTGAATCCAGTTGTCGCGAATCAGTTTTTCTATCAGGTCCTCGACGGCGCTCTCGTCGATCATTTCCTGTTCAAACGGGACGCTCGCTTCGTATGCGAATTCGGCGGAAACTTTTTCGCAGAAGGAATGGATGGTGCCGATGGGTGCGCTATGGATGTCGCGGAGCGCCTGCTGCAGCATGGCGTTCCCCGGAAACTTCAAGGATTCTTCTTCGACTTTTTTGCGGATGCGGTCCTTGAGTTCGCCCGCCGCCTTTTCGGTATAGGTGACAATCAGAATCTGGTCGAGCGAAAGGCCGTTTAAAACGAGCCGCGCAACAACTTGCTGGATCGTGTACGTCTTGCCGGTCCCTGCGGAAGCGGCAATGAACAGGTTCTCGTCTTCTTTGAACTCATCGATGTTGAAATTATCCATTTTCACCACTCCAAATGGGCGCAAGAAGTAGAGTCTGTTCCTTGACGGCGGTAATCCATTCTTCCCTGAAATTGTCTATCGAGAAACCCGAGAATTTTTCCGGAGCAAAAAGGTTTTTTCCGTCAAAATATTCCCATGGGCCGTTTTGGCTTGTCAGCTTGTAGCGATAATCTGCGAAGGATTGAATCAATGGGTCATCGAGCAATTGTAGCGGGGCGCATTTCCCGTATTTCTTAATGAAGGCACGGTCGAAAACCTCTTCCAGTATTAGCGCAGCGTCCGTGGGCCGTACCGTAAATTGTTTTTCTTGTGCTTTATCGCTGGAACACAGGTAAATGCGGAGGATGAAGGTTTCCGCGGTGTCTTTCGTGTTGCTCGATGCTGCCATAAGGAGGGCGTCGAGATACGGCTTGACAAAATCTGCGGCGGAGCCGCCGTTCTTCTTTACCGTGAAAAGGATATGCCTGTGTTCGTCCAGTTGCGAATACCAGTCCAGCGTGGTCGTGAGTGTCCAGAGGTGGGCGCCGTTGCTCAGCAGGGCTTCCCGCTTTTCCTGGTAAGTCGCCGGAATCAAGAAGTCACCGCTCTGGATTTTGTGCGAAACATCCATCGCCAAATCGTTGTACTTTTGCTGGACCATTTCACCGAAGATTCCGTTCGGGAACTTTCTTTTCAGAATCCATTCCTGTTCTGTCTTCGTGTATCCGCTAAAGTCTTCGCTCAATATGGAATGGACAAATTCCTTGAGCAGTTTCGACTTGTCGTAGGCCTTCAGGTCGATGGGTTCAAAGAGTTCCTTTTCCGGGTTTTCTTCGATAGAGGGCAGGCGCACGGATTTCGCCAGCTGGAATCGGAACGGGTCGTCAAAAAACAACTTGAGTTCCCGTACGGATACCTTGTCCGGGAGGATTATCGGCTTGCCTTCGATTTGAATTTCCTGCGGAGTATTTACGTTGGCGCCAATGTGGAGGCTCTTCTTGTTCCGAAGCGCGCGCTGCGTGAACAGTTCGTCGGCCGGGCGCGTTTCGTCCAGCGGGATTTTCTTCTCGTCGAATTCCTTCGCGCATGGCACGCCCGAAGATGCGATGAAGAACTGCAGGTCGCGTACCACAGATGCGGGGAAAAGTTCCTCGTCTTTTTGCAGGTTCCTGTTGATGTAACTGATGTGGAAACCTTCCGTGGCGCTCATCAACTGGCACAGGAATGTATAGCAGTTGCGGTCGATGACGGAATCGTCGCCGGGCCATCGCGCGGCCTGCGAGCGCAAATCCATCGTGTTCTGCCTTTTGCGGCCGGGGAATACGCTAGCGTTTGCCCCAATGAAGAAGATGTGCTTGGCGGGGATTGTCCGGTTGACGGAGAACTTCATGAATGTGAGGCCGCCATTGAACAGGCGATTGTTGCCTCCGCGGGAGTTCTTGCAGGCGCATTGGATGGTCTGCTGGACAATTTTCCAGGAAATGTATTCGGCTCCGGCATCGAACTGGATGTTCAGCAAATCAATGGCGCTTTGGACCTTGTGCCAGATGCTTTTCTCGTTCACGAATTCTTCTTCGTTTGCCGGGATGGAAACCCAGTGAGAAAGCATTTTTTCGAATTGCGGGATGCCGTTCTTGTCGCCTGCATCGAGGCCTTCCCGCGCAAAGGCGATCCATTTGCGAAGGCCGTCAATGCAATCGATGAACTTCTGCACGGAATCCGAATTGCCCGATTCGATATCCGAATAAGGCACGTAGCCGTCGCTTTCCGAGCGGAACGGGCTTGCGCTCACCTGCGAAAGCAAAAGCTGGTTGACGCAATGCTCCCAGTCGTCTTCGCGGATTTTGCCGCCGTGACGGAACACGTTCATGTTCACGATCCATTGTTCCCATGCGGAAATGTAATCGGGATTTATGGAAAGCGATGCCTGGACTACGGGATTTTTTACGAGACTGAAAAATGCCGGCCTGGAAATATAGCCCTGCTGGTGAATTTCGAACAGGTTGCCAATGGCGTTTTCAATCAGGGAATCCTTTTCGGGATAATCCGTAATGGTGAACGGAATGTAGAACGGGGAATCCTTCTTGGCCGCATTGAAGACTTGCTCGATGGGAGTCCTGTACTGGTCGAGATTCGGGGAGACGACGACCATTTCGTCAAGGCGCGTTCCGCTTTGCAGCAGCTGGCAGACCTCCGTATGGAGGGCCTCGATTTCGCGCAGTGTCGATGGCGCCGCCGTCAGGGAAAGCGTGCGGTCCGTCATATCGTCCGCATTGCTTTGCGGGAGTTCCGCATCAAAAATATTCTTGCGATGCGCAACCAGATATTGCACCTGGTGCAGCAACGTGTCGGGGCGGAAATCCGCATCGGCAAAATCGAACGTGTAATCGCTGGAAAGGCACCAGAGCCTTATGTTTTCGCGCCCGGTGCGGCCCCAGTTTTTCAGCAGCATGTTCTCGTTTTCGTCCAGGTTCTGTTCGGTATCGTCATCCGCCGTTTTGGGCAGCGCGATTCCCGCGGGCGCGTTTGCCTTGTTCCAATGCCTCACGTGCCTTACGTCGATGTCTTCCCAGAATTCCATGCATGGGTTCTGGATATAGGCGTAAACCTCTTTCTGGTTCGCGATTTCTTGCAGGATGACGCGGTAGAACTGCCCCATTCCGGAGAGCCCGAAAATAAAGATGGGCCTGTCGCAGTCAAAATTGTTGTTGCATTGCGAAAACAGGTAGGGCAGCGTCAGGAATTCAGTTTTCTGGTTGGTGCGCTTTACCGTGGCCTTGAACGTCTTGGTCAATAGCGATTCGCCACCGTCGTTGTGGAACAGCTTGGCGTAGATATGACGCTGCCATTTCTCCTTGGGAACGATTCTCTCCTTGGTCGAGAAGAAGTCGCGCAGGTCGCCCTGTTTCCAGTAGGCGAGCAGGCCTTCGTGATGGTCGCTCTGCAGCGGAGAAATGAAGTTGCCCGGGCGGCTCGTCTCGTATTCCAAAAAGAGGCCCGCAAGCGTGTTGGCAAAATCGAAAAGTTTGGCATCGTCGATTTCGCCGGTTTCACCATCCAAGTAAGAATGGAGCTCCTTGAGGATTGGGGTATTCTGCTGTAGGGCGCCTCCCTTGAGGAAGGCGAGCAGTACGTTCCGGAGGATATCTGTCGAAATTTTCTGCTTCGAAGTATCCCCGTGCGAAAGGACGCGGAACAGGAACTTGTCTATCGTCGTGATTTCGAGATTCGCGATGACACCTTTCTTTTGCACCCAGCGCAGGCGGAACCACTGTTCCAGTTTGGGGTCCGGGAATATGACGATGGGCGCCTCGAACGGATCCTTCCAACACGATGAAACTTCGTCGATCATCTTGTCGGCGAGATGTTCCAGGCTCAGTGCGAAATTCAGGTGCAGCATGCTATTGGTGGAATATAAAAAGAATTACTGGCCTTCATACAGTTTCCCGTACCATTCCTTGTCATATTCCGGATGTTCCTTCACGAAGCGCCGCAGCGCCTTGTGCACTTCCCATGCGAGGCAGAGATTCTCGGCTTCGCACTTGGGCTTGAGCGCATAGTAGAGCTCGCGAATTTTTTCGTCCATGGTAATCATGATCGCTCCTTTTGTCGGGTCGCCCCTGTTGTAAATTTAATTATATGTTGTGACAAATATTGTCATTTCCTGTTCTTTGCGTATATACGGATTCGTCGAATTCCTTCAGCCGCAATTCGTTGATCATCGTTTCGAGATTGCACGGCGTGCCGTCACCGTGGAATTCGGCGCCTGGCTTGGAATCTCTGTGATTCTCTTTGGTGGTTTTCTTTTCGTGTTCCACCTCGGCGAGCGTCCACTTGGCGATAAAATCCCTTGCGACGGTCTCGATGTCTTCGGAAAGCTTGGCCTGCAAAAACCAGAAATACTTGCCAAAACTGCGGTTGGCGACATGGGGCTCGTTCTTGCATTCGGGACAATACGCTGTTGCCTGGGAACCGCCCGAAAGCGGCGACCCGGTAAAGCTGCGGATGACGGCCGTGCCCCCGCACTTGCACTGGACTTTGAACTGGTCGGTGTCCCAGATGCGGAGGAGGGTTGCCAGCTTGAGATTGATTGTGACGAATGTGCCTGCAAAGCTGAACCACCTTGCTGTACTCAGGGGGCCGACATAGAGCCCGCCGCCCCTAATAGCGTAATGTGCGTCAATGTTGGCGTAGCGCGGTGTCGCGAGAATCTCTTCCTTATGTCGCATGATAAGGTCCAGGTTATCGTACAGCAGTTTTTTCTTGCGCTCGAAACTCTTTTTTTGGAGTTCGCGCAGTTCCTTCTGCTCCCTGTTTTCTTGTTCAATTTCGTCGCTGATTAGCTTCAGGCCCGCTGCCTGCCGCTTGCACATTGATACGAACGACTCGGAATCGTCGATTCTGATGGTTGCCATAAAGTACCTCGTGTATGTGGTTATGTTTGACTTCTTTTTTTATGCGTATATATCAATATATGCATAACCATGACCAATATACAAAATACCCGCGACAAAAACTGTCATTTTGAAGTCGTGTGCGAAAAAGAGATATTGCCGGTTGCCGGCAAGAATGAAATTGTCGTGTATCAGCCTGAAGGTGGGGTTTCATCTAAAGATGGCGGGAACAAGATTATGACCATCATGCAGGTCGAATGCTCCGAGGTTTACCATGAACTTGTGGATTCTTTATTAGCGAAAGGTTCGATTATTATGGAGTCTAACTAGCCAAAAGGTGCGTTGCCTACCTATATTTTAACCATGATGAAAATGATTAGGGATTTTGCTTTGCTTGTGGCGATGCTTGCTTGCGCGACAACTGCGAACGCCCAGCTGGTGCAGAAGAAGCCTTCTGCGGTGGATTCCGTGGACCTATCCGGCGGGACGAAGAAGCGCCCGCTGGTCTATTCGGACAGCGCCTCGCTGCGCAACGATAGGGCTGCAAACGGAGCTACGGCCTCTATGGACAGCCGCGAGTATTCCAACGATTCTACGATGGGGACTGTGATCGGGATTGGCGCCGAATTTGTGGGCCAGACGATAAAGAACATGCTGTCGCCGAACTCCGCCGAAGCGGATGCCGTCGAACGCGAATGGCAGAAGCGATAAAAAAAATCCCCGCTTGTGCGGGGATAATTGCATAAAGAGTCTGGGCTCTTATCCCAAATATTTTTCGCCGCTTTCCACGCTCTGGTAGATGAGCGTGTTGATGGTCATGGGACCCACGCCGCCCGGAACCGGGGTGTAGGCAGATGCCACGTCGTCGAGGCCCTTCTCGATATCGCCCACGCCACCCGGATGGTAACCGGCGTCGACCACGACCGCGCCCTGCTTGATCCATTCCTT
This region of Fibrobacter sp. genomic DNA includes:
- a CDS encoding exodeoxyribonuclease V subunit beta translates to MDNFNIDEFKEDENLFIAASAGTGKTYTIQQVVARLVLNGLSLDQILIVTYTEKAAGELKDRIRKKVEEESLKFPGNAMLQQALRDIHSAPIGTIHSFCEKVSAEFAYEASVPFEQEMIDESAVEDLIEKLIRDNWIHEELFITFLKSGGNVERLSALLKSSIQTYIPETIVLPPDSDITAGGTVLPYSEQGKISEAKNYEDLLLVKSFAAAVHVLEGCSDQYITKSKTVKDLLNAIKEWRKGKALYSGTSFRINIERPQDDFEVALKTIVDFKNLLNSQKGIDTLLSQKCLFTYIPRLYREWEKEKRTKKIQSFNDMIRNVRNAVMVENSPLVRSLRQKFRYAIIDEFQDTNALQWDIFKKIFVEADDGQHHILVVGDPKQSIYSFQGADLNIYENAISEIGHGKALTTNWRSSNVMIEACNTLFETSPHFNLDFTPSNCPPDAKPDAEYKGKPVKPFWISAEDIEPKEYAEIVVNNIIDFCTFEGGKTRLQVPDKKTGALRSVKFSDFAILARTRSELEHVEYKLRKVGLPFLRYKDDNLFTSRECAEWSALLKAIDADNYSERNRNLLFAALLTDFWGKDLDYINAISAGEKSIAEISTFVKWHALAESRRWAELQESIYAESPNMGELYQPENLQSLNKIRQIGDYAVEYLYTTNCSLEELVRHLDALVTHSENALKDSSIVAKGTDLDVIQTMTIHASKGLEYPIVISVAGERGHAGSSGPYLVHSNTDSKRSLSFNEDAKELAKFESEEEWRRLFYVAFTRATHMLIMPRFAKMKKRADGKTQERKREMTWLSKTMDDFCQNSSNQEQFYERLVQRPVENVKERISLILDGMSKGEKDTGAIDVATLAEKMAAWKVWGRFPHSTSYSQIAHGTQEQETDEGRLQKDEGDGAARTAKDTSTYPRGAELGNALHKIFELVDFQKIGKADPKKLKEDSAFKELIVSSFLHESLDIDSHPDWLDTTIAFVWNTLNASLTVIEGNTKTGEAFSLSEIANDSRRSEMLFFMDLKSEREKEVINLYCKGFMDLLFKRNGRYCVLDWKSDYIDTYDEAAMKNQMLLRRYNVQQVLYSYVLIRWLKSFYPEMSEQEIFNNYFGGIYYVFFRGCRANENSGIVASTFGSFKELESLYKEIIA
- a CDS encoding exodeoxyribonuclease V subunit gamma, coding for MLHLNFALSLEHLADKMIDEVSSCWKDPFEAPIVIFPDPKLEQWFRLRWVQKKGVIANLEITTIDKFLFRVLSHGDTSKQKISTDILRNVLLAFLKGGALQQNTPILKELHSYLDGETGEIDDAKLFDFANTLAGLFLEYETSRPGNFISPLQSDHHEGLLAYWKQGDLRDFFSTKERIVPKEKWQRHIYAKLFHNDGGESLLTKTFKATVKRTNQKTEFLTLPYLFSQCNNNFDCDRPIFIFGLSGMGQFYRVILQEIANQKEVYAYIQNPCMEFWEDIDVRHVRHWNKANAPAGIALPKTADDDTEQNLDENENMLLKNWGRTGRENIRLWCLSSDYTFDFADADFRPDTLLHQVQYLVAHRKNIFDAELPQSNADDMTDRTLSLTAAPSTLREIEALHTEVCQLLQSGTRLDEMVVVSPNLDQYRTPIEQVFNAAKKDSPFYIPFTITDYPEKDSLIENAIGNLFEIHQQGYISRPAFFSLVKNPVVQASLSINPDYISAWEQWIVNMNVFRHGGKIREDDWEHCVNQLLLSQVSASPFRSESDGYVPYSDIESGNSDSVQKFIDCIDGLRKWIAFAREGLDAGDKNGIPQFEKMLSHWVSIPANEEEFVNEKSIWHKVQSAIDLLNIQFDAGAEYISWKIVQQTIQCACKNSRGGNNRLFNGGLTFMKFSVNRTIPAKHIFFIGANASVFPGRKRQNTMDLRSQAARWPGDDSVIDRNCYTFLCQLMSATEGFHISYINRNLQKDEELFPASVVRDLQFFIASSGVPCAKEFDEKKIPLDETRPADELFTQRALRNKKSLHIGANVNTPQEIQIEGKPIILPDKVSVRELKLFFDDPFRFQLAKSVRLPSIEENPEKELFEPIDLKAYDKSKLLKEFVHSILSEDFSGYTKTEQEWILKRKFPNGIFGEMVQQKYNDLAMDVSHKIQSGDFLIPATYQEKREALLSNGAHLWTLTTTLDWYSQLDEHRHILFTVKKNGGSAADFVKPYLDALLMAASSNTKDTAETFILRIYLCSSDKAQEKQFTVRPTDAALILEEVFDRAFIKKYGKCAPLQLLDDPLIQSFADYRYKLTSQNGPWEYFDGKNLFAPEKFSGFSIDNFREEWITAVKEQTLLLAPIWSGENG